Sequence from the bacterium genome:
CTTCAACCTATTGTGGAACTGGAAGATGGGAATTAGAAATTAGAAATAGAAATTGGGGAATTTGTAATATTCGAACTATGTACTTTGTGTCATTAATTGCGTCTGAACGAAAAAAGGGGAACTCAGACTTTTTGGCCAGATTAGCTCTTAAAACTGCATTAGAAAATAGAGCAACTGGTGAGCTTTTATACCTTAAGGATTTCAAAATACAGGAGTGTCAAGGTTGTATGAACTGTGTATTTAATAATGTGCAATGTAAAATTGATGATGATTTATACAAATTTTTGACAAAAATAAATTCTTGTGATATATTATTTTTAGTTGCTCCAACGTATGTGCTCTCTATACCTGGTAAGTTGAAAGTAGTATTAGATAGATTTCTTTCAATTTATAATGATATAAAGGAACAAAAGACAAGACCTGCAATAAGTGTTGGAATAGCAGCGTTGCCTGACTGGTATCAATTTCAGCTACCTTTGATGAATTTATTTTTGTTAGCTATGGGGTTTAGAGTAGTGAATAGTTATATAGCTTATGGAGCAGGACAGGGTGAAGTGCTACTTTCCGAAGGATCCTGTGGAGATGATACTTTGCCTAAGATTTTGGATTCAATAAGAGAAGTCTGCAAGAATCCATTACCGAAGCCATTTGAGTCACAAGTATCTACTTATTGTCCTGTGGATTACTCAACTATATTTGAGAGAATAAGTGGCAAGAATTACAGGTGTCCGGTATGCTTGACACCATGTGAGGAACGAGAGGATGGGTTTTATTTTAGAGGTGAAGACTTAAACAATCACCGCTGGACTCCACCTAAACTTAAGGACCACTTTGAT
This genomic interval carries:
- a CDS encoding flavodoxin family protein encodes the protein MYFVSLIASERKKGNSDFLARLALKTALENRATGELLYLKDFKIQECQGCMNCVFNNVQCKIDDDLYKFLTKINSCDILFLVAPTYVLSIPGKLKVVLDRFLSIYNDIKEQKTRPAISVGIAALPDWYQFQLPLMNLFLLAMGFRVVNSYIAYGAGQGEVLLSEGSCGDDTLPKILDSIREVCKNPLPKPFESQVSTYCPVDYSTIFERISGKNYRCPVCLTPCEEREDGFYFRGEDLNNHRWTPPKLKDHFDNWILKTKPRFKERLKDIYKKKKELGLE